In Pseudomonadota bacterium, the genomic window TGTAAGGAGTATCTCCCCGGCACCCAGTTTTTCGACCTGCCTTGCCCATTTTATTGCATCTACTCCCGTTGGCCTTCTCCCGCCGTACGTATATACCTCAAAGCCGTCATCCTTCTTCTTGGCGTCGATAGCCACGCATATGCACTGGCTTCCGAACATTTCGCTTGCCTCCCGGATAAACTCCGGCGTTTCAATAGCGGAGGTATTCACCGCCACCTTATCCGCACCTGCGAGGAGAGTTTCCCTGATGTCTTCCAGGGTTCTGATGCCACCCCCGACGGTTAATGGCATGAACACTTCCCTTGCAACCCTTTCAACGACATCTATGATCGTCTTTCTTTTCTCGTGGGAGGCAGTTATGTCAAGAAAACAGAGTTCATCCGCCATCTCATCTTCATAAGTTTTGGCGTTATCAACAG contains:
- the hisF gene encoding imidazole glycerol phosphate synthase subunit HisF: MLTKRIIPCLDVMEGRVVKGINFLGLKDAGDPVDNAKTYEDEMADELCFLDITASHEKRKTIIDVVERVAREVFMPLTVGGGIRTLEDIRETLLAGADKVAVNTSAIETPEFIREASEMFGSQCICVAIDAKKKDDGFEVYTYGGRRPTGVDAIKWARQVEKLGAGEILLTSMDRDGTKIGYDIPLTKAISEAVNIPVIASGGVGTLGHLYDGLVDAKADAVLAASIFHYREYTIIEAKQYLRDRGVNVRL